GAATTTAAGTTACCACATTAATACAATATCCATTTCTACGAGATCCTGTTTAAACATTATCTTCTGTAGCTCTGAAAACAACATTGAACTCAGGCctagatgtaaaactgtgtttgccACATTACAAACTTGTAATTCTATAGGAAAGATTGTTGCAGAATTATATGATTGTTGTCCATTTTACAAGTCAAATTTGTGAAAACAACACATTAGCAGTACAAACATGAAGTAAGACATGCATGTTTTTTTCTCAATAAATGGCATAATAAAGATTCACCAGATGTACTGACTCTGATGAGACTGGTTTTCAAATTATGAACTAAGACATGCATGTTTTTTTCTCAATGTTGGCTCTTGTCTTCTAATTTTTCTGCAGTAACATAAGAGAAAAATCCTGGGACATGATAGCTtgatctttttttatttcttcaaggAGGCTGATCGAGTAGCTGTTCTCAATGAACATCCAATCAAATTCATCAGGTGCATGCCATTTTACAGTGTGCCCTCATATGATaattccaataaaaataaagaaaaagccaTAGAGAACCAGTACTTATGAATAAAATGATATGTGAATAGTTTTACTACTTCATTAATGCTAAAAAGAACCTCAAATTGATTTCAATTATTATCTCTGATATAGGTGTTCCAACACACCCTATGTACCAGATGTTAAAAGATGTACTACTTGTTCTGCTACATGATCACGTTGCACACTCTTTTTCATGTGAAGTATTGAGTTTCAAAAATCATAAAGGCACTCTAGTCCACAATCTCATGGACGACCAAGATAAGCTAATGCTATAGATTGAAGGTCTTCCATATCATGATATGCTGACCTCCaagtgctagcttgcatgtcAGGAGAGGCCATGGCAAAACCACCACCCTCAGTCCCAAAGGACATGTGGTCGTCAGAAATCTCATAATGGCGGTCGTATTCCTGAGAGGACTGAAGATAGTTGGGATCTGAAGGGCCACTGGAGTAGTTGTTCATGTTTTCTATACTCATGGAGGAAATGGAAGAGAAAGGAGGTAGCATCCTTCCATCCCCAGTTTGAAAGAACCTTTGACCATCTTGCTGGAAGGGTGAGTGTTTGTCTTCTTGAGGAGTTTGATTGGTTGCACTGCCGCTTCCAAGTCCTTGAGCTTCTTGAGCCTTGAGAGAGGCTAGTTGTGCTTGTAGATTGACAACCTGCAGAACAAGGAGCAATATCCTGTGAATCTAAAGATGACGGTGAACTCATTACATGCCACAACTGTTGTGAAAGAAGATGATTAGAATGTTGATTTCGTTGTCAAGATATATGATCGATGCTGATGAGACGTCTCACGCTTGGGGTCGATGAGTTTGCTTACTTGTTGTTGGAGGGCGAAGATATGCGCGACGCAACCATAGACAGGATCTTGCAGCCTAGCTTGGGCTTCGTAAGAGATGGTGACTGCAGCCTCAGATCGATCAGCCAAAGGGAGGTGCAATAGGAGCTTCGAGAAATTGCTCGCCCCGAAGACCTTGTGGATTGCTGCAAAGTGCGCCGCGCCTTGTTCATGGCAGAAGTACGGGGCGAAGACGCAGCCCCTGACACACTTCCTCCTCAGGAATTTGCAAGCTCCACAGGGAGAGCCAAAACCTGTCATCTTGGCCTCTGGAAGTCAGCAGTGTTCCTTGTGGCCACAGAGTGCAACATCCCATTGGCTTATAAACACTAGAATGAGGAAAGGGTGGATGACACCTTGATGAATAATAAAAATGGCCTGGTCTTGTTAATGGCCGACAGTTTTCATTGTAATTTGTTAGCATAGTCCTTCCTTTCAACTCATTCTCTATTTTATAGACAAGTCCATTCAATCAGGAAGACAAAGGACAAAGGAGCTAATACAATTGCAAACCAGTTCTTCAGTTCTATTTGCTCAATGATTTAAGTGTGATTGTTGATATGCTGGCCCATGTTGTTGTGACAACCACAAGCACTTTTTCTAGGATGAGTTCAGCCATATATAACACTCTGTGTAGTGAGAATATGAACAAGCAAAGGCTGCTCAGCAGCTGCAAAGAAATTAAAGAAAGAGGAAGACAGTAGCAACAGAAAATGgtaaagtttatatatatatatatatatatatatatacaaatatatatatatatatacaaatatatatatatatatatacaaatatatatatatatatatacaaatatatatatatatatacatatatatttgtatatatatatacaaatatatatatatatatatatatatatgtatatatatatatatacacacatatatacacacacacacacacacacacacacacacacacacacacacacacacacacaaacacacacacacacacacacacacacacacacacacacatatatatatatatatatatatatatatatatatatatatatatatatatatatatatatatatatatatatatatatgtgtgtgtgtgtgtgtgtgtgtgtgtgtgtgtgtgtgtgtatgtatatatatatgtgtgtgtgtagtgtatatatttatatgtgtgtgtgtgtatatatatatatatatatatatatatatatatatatatatatgtatatatatatatgtatgtatatatatatatgtatatatatatatatatgtatatatatatatatgtatatatatgtttatatatgtatatatatatatgtatatgtatgtatatatatatatatatatgtttatatttatatatatgtatatatatttatgtatgtatatatatatgtatatatatatacatatatatatatatgtatatatatatttatatatacacatacatatatatacatacatatatatatacatacatatatatacatacatacatatatatatatatatgtatatatatatatgtatatatatatatatgtatatatatacatatgtatatatatatatgtatatatatacatatatatatgtatatatatatatatatgcccaaTATCTTCTTTCTTTGTGAGAACTGGAAAATTTGATTCTGACAACAAAGAGAATTCCTTTGGGAATGAAGAATGGCTCTGTAAATTCCAATTGCGGCATGATTGCTATGGTTTGTCTTTGTACAGGCACAGGCCTTTAAAGAAGTTACGGTGTAATCATTTGTCCGGCTTGTCCCTATAGTGCTGCTGATGATAATTAGGTGGGTAACCTCACAAACTACAAGCTGCAGAAGGAAAGCCTTATGATATAATTTGTCAATCGGGAACTTCTTCCACGAAAACAAAATATATGGAATTGTAGGGAGTACTAAAATTACATAACTAAGGTTGCTTAACCATTTACAGTATTTCATGTGTTTACTCACTCC
This genomic stretch from Musa acuminata AAA Group cultivar baxijiao chromosome BXJ3-9, Cavendish_Baxijiao_AAA, whole genome shotgun sequence harbors:
- the LOC135648775 gene encoding LOB domain-containing protein CRL1-like, which codes for MTGFGSPCGACKFLRRKCVRGCVFAPYFCHEQGAAHFAAIHKVFGASNFSKLLLHLPLADRSEAAVTISYEAQARLQDPVYGCVAHIFALQQQVVNLQAQLASLKAQEAQGLGSGSATNQTPQEDKHSPFQQDGQRFFQTGDGRMLPPFSSISSMSIENMNNYSSGPSDPNYLQSSQEYDRHYEISDDHMSFGTEGGGFAMASPDMQASTWRSAYHDMEDLQSIALAYLGRP